In the genome of Deltaproteobacteria bacterium, one region contains:
- the gshB gene encoding glutathione synthase: MSPGPLSMLFVMDPIGSIDSTKDTTFVLMLAAQERGHRVLYCELGDLSVDAGRPLARVRPVELRREPGRHYSLGEPRSVALDDGADVVWQRKDPPVDTDYVAATQILALCRRALVLNRPDTVIWANEKLYALQFSELMPETRVTRWIPELVDFLAKMGGQMIVKPLGGKGGEGVFHLRHDDRNLFSILETATGFGTRWAMAQQYLPAVREGDKRILLLEGEVLGALLRVPAAGETRANLHVGGRPARAPLDDQDRRIVERIRPALLRDGLFFVGIDVIGGRLTEVNVTSPTGIQEIDALEQTRLELRVIEAAEGRAHRHRSALEDASPVA, translated from the coding sequence GTGTCGCCCGGCCCGCTCTCGATGCTGTTCGTGATGGATCCGATCGGGTCCATCGACAGCACGAAGGACACCACCTTCGTGCTGATGCTCGCGGCCCAGGAGCGCGGCCACCGCGTGCTCTACTGCGAGCTCGGCGACCTGTCGGTGGACGCCGGCCGGCCGCTGGCGCGCGTGCGCCCGGTCGAGCTGCGCCGCGAGCCGGGCCGGCACTACAGCCTGGGGGAGCCGCGCAGCGTCGCCCTCGACGACGGCGCCGACGTGGTCTGGCAGCGCAAGGACCCGCCGGTGGACACCGACTACGTGGCCGCCACGCAGATCCTCGCGCTCTGCCGCCGCGCGCTGGTGCTGAACCGCCCCGACACCGTCATCTGGGCCAACGAGAAGCTCTACGCGCTGCAGTTCTCCGAGCTGATGCCCGAGACGCGCGTCACGCGCTGGATCCCGGAGCTGGTCGACTTCCTGGCCAAGATGGGCGGCCAGATGATCGTGAAGCCGCTCGGGGGCAAGGGCGGCGAGGGTGTCTTCCACCTGCGTCACGACGACCGCAACCTCTTCTCGATCCTGGAGACCGCGACCGGCTTCGGGACGCGCTGGGCGATGGCGCAGCAGTACCTGCCGGCCGTACGCGAGGGGGACAAGCGCATCCTGCTGCTCGAGGGCGAGGTGCTCGGGGCGCTCCTGCGGGTCCCTGCCGCGGGCGAGACCCGCGCCAACCTGCACGTCGGCGGAAGGCCCGCGCGGGCCCCGCTCGACGACCAGGACCGCCGCATCGTGGAGCGCATCCGCCCGGCCCTCCTGCGCGACGGCCTGTTCTTCGTCGGCATCGACGTGATCGGCGGCCGGCTCACCGAGGTGAACGTCACGAGCCCGACCGGGATCCAGGAGATCGACGCGCTCGAGCAGACCCGGCTCGAGCTGCGCGTGATCGAGGCCGCCGAAGGCCGGGCGCACCGGCATCGGAGCGCCCTGGAGGACGCCTCACCCGTTGCCTGA
- a CDS encoding PBP1A family penicillin-binding protein: protein MRSLLRGLLRLLMRIVVGLVALAGLGLAAAAGAAFLLYQVIVRDLPDFESLDEYHPPLASEVYARDGTPIGEFFEERRRLVRLDEIPRHVILAFVAGEDDSFFQHSGVDIRSIARAAWVNFTAGEIEQGASTITQQLVKSMLLTPERSYDRKLKEMFLARRLEQRFDKDEILSLYLNQIYFGSGAYGIGEAARTYFGKPVGALTIGEGALLAGLPKAPSRFSPNVNPERAEERRRYVLGRMRELGHIDEAAWRDAVEHPPAVTGPPGRADAATAAWFTEEVRRTLFERLGGDSVLHGGLRIETSLDLPLQRVAEQALREGLVALDRRQGWKGPLRHTTDLAGEAARLGRENRLDPAGAAPLAPGRTLLGVVTDVDDGAGRARVALASGVTGQVALEDVAWARRRDFERVSVPRTKISQVFTKGDVARFAPKPPDPPAGGAEGGEAAAARPAAPAGEPLRLVLAQTPEVEGALVALDVDGEEVIALVGGYDYARSQFDRAVQAQRQPGSAFKPFIYAAAIQHGYTAVTTVYDTQVVYTDPTTGEVWKPANYDHRFRGPIPMREALARSLNNAAVRILLDVGIRPVIDIVRRCGIRSPIAPYPSLALGTSPVTLLELTSAYGVFAAGGQRVEPVFIRRVLDRDGQVLLENVQLRSPQPGEAAAEPGAQASAPRTEREQRHAAASDPGARQPFAEPAPEAAASGLALDPPHAFLVADLLRAPIEHPGGTSVKARALGRPAAGKTGTTNDQGDAWFVGFTPDVVAGVWVGFDVRQVLGAKETGGRAALPIWVEFMKAAHEGRPVRDFPVPEGVSYARIDPSTGKLAGEQGGGNFQAFLSGNEPTETAGSAEEAEQSRRMLRMDF, encoded by the coding sequence ATGCGATCTTTGCTGCGGGGCCTGCTCCGCCTCCTGATGCGGATCGTGGTCGGGCTCGTCGCGCTGGCTGGCCTCGGGCTCGCGGCCGCGGCCGGAGCGGCCTTCCTGCTCTACCAGGTGATCGTCCGCGACCTTCCCGACTTCGAGAGCCTCGACGAGTACCACCCGCCGCTCGCGAGCGAGGTGTACGCGCGCGACGGCACGCCGATCGGCGAGTTCTTCGAGGAGCGGCGCCGGCTCGTGCGGCTCGACGAGATCCCGCGCCACGTGATCCTCGCCTTCGTCGCCGGCGAGGACGACTCCTTCTTCCAGCACAGCGGGGTCGACATCCGCTCGATCGCGCGCGCCGCCTGGGTGAACTTCACCGCCGGCGAGATCGAGCAGGGCGCCAGCACCATCACCCAGCAGCTCGTGAAGAGCATGCTGCTGACGCCCGAGCGCAGCTACGACCGCAAGCTCAAGGAGATGTTCCTCGCCCGGCGCCTCGAGCAGCGCTTCGACAAGGACGAGATCCTCTCGCTCTACCTGAACCAGATCTACTTCGGCTCGGGCGCCTACGGGATCGGGGAGGCCGCGCGCACCTACTTCGGCAAGCCGGTGGGCGCGCTCACGATCGGGGAGGGCGCCCTGCTCGCAGGCCTGCCGAAGGCACCCTCCCGTTTCTCGCCGAACGTGAACCCCGAGCGCGCCGAGGAGCGGCGCCGCTACGTGCTCGGCCGCATGCGCGAGCTCGGCCACATCGACGAGGCCGCCTGGCGCGACGCCGTCGAGCATCCGCCCGCCGTCACCGGCCCGCCGGGCCGCGCGGACGCCGCGACCGCCGCCTGGTTCACCGAGGAGGTGCGCCGCACGCTCTTCGAGCGGCTCGGCGGCGACAGCGTCCTGCACGGCGGGCTGCGCATCGAGACGAGCCTCGACCTGCCGCTCCAGCGCGTCGCCGAGCAGGCGCTGCGCGAGGGTCTGGTGGCGCTCGACCGGCGCCAGGGCTGGAAGGGCCCGCTGCGCCACACGACGGACCTCGCGGGCGAGGCCGCGCGGCTCGGCCGCGAGAACCGGCTCGATCCGGCGGGCGCCGCCCCCCTCGCGCCCGGCCGGACGCTGCTCGGCGTCGTCACCGACGTCGACGACGGCGCCGGCCGCGCGCGGGTCGCGCTCGCGTCCGGGGTGACCGGCCAGGTCGCGCTCGAGGACGTCGCGTGGGCGCGCCGGCGCGACTTCGAGCGCGTGTCGGTGCCACGCACGAAGATCTCGCAGGTCTTCACGAAGGGCGACGTCGCGCGCTTCGCCCCGAAGCCTCCCGACCCGCCCGCCGGTGGCGCCGAGGGCGGTGAAGCCGCGGCGGCCCGGCCCGCGGCGCCCGCCGGCGAGCCGCTGCGCCTCGTGCTGGCCCAGACCCCCGAGGTCGAGGGCGCGCTGGTCGCACTCGACGTGGACGGCGAGGAGGTCATCGCCCTGGTCGGCGGCTACGACTACGCGCGCAGCCAGTTCGACCGCGCGGTGCAGGCGCAGCGCCAGCCCGGCTCGGCGTTCAAGCCCTTCATCTACGCGGCGGCGATCCAGCACGGCTACACCGCGGTCACCACCGTCTACGACACCCAGGTCGTGTACACCGACCCGACCACCGGCGAGGTCTGGAAGCCCGCCAACTACGACCACCGCTTCCGCGGGCCCATCCCGATGCGCGAGGCGCTCGCCCGCTCGCTCAACAACGCCGCGGTGCGGATCCTGCTCGACGTCGGCATCCGGCCGGTGATCGACATCGTGCGCCGCTGCGGGATCCGCTCGCCGATCGCGCCCTATCCCTCCCTCGCGCTCGGCACGAGCCCGGTGACGCTGCTCGAGCTGACCAGCGCCTACGGTGTCTTCGCCGCGGGCGGCCAGCGCGTCGAGCCGGTCTTCATCCGCCGCGTCCTCGACCGTGACGGCCAGGTCCTGCTCGAGAACGTGCAGCTCCGCTCGCCGCAGCCGGGCGAGGCGGCCGCGGAACCCGGCGCGCAGGCGAGCGCGCCGCGCACCGAGCGCGAGCAGCGGCACGCAGCAGCCTCCGATCCCGGTGCGCGCCAGCCCTTCGCCGAGCCCGCGCCCGAAGCCGCTGCGAGCGGCCTCGCGCTCGACCCACCCCACGCCTTCCTGGTCGCGGACCTGCTGCGCGCGCCGATCGAGCACCCGGGCGGCACGTCGGTGAAGGCGCGGGCGCTCGGCCGGCCCGCCGCCGGCAAGACCGGCACCACCAACGACCAGGGCGACGCGTGGTTCGTGGGCTTCACGCCCGACGTCGTCGCCGGGGTCTGGGTGGGCTTCGACGTGCGCCAGGTGCTCGGTGCCAAGGAGACCGGCGGGCGCGCCGCGCTCCCGATCTGGGTCGAGTTCATGAAGGCCGCCCACGAGGGCCGGCCGGTGCGCGACTTCCCGGTGCCCGAGGGCGTGTCCTACGCACGGATCGACCCCTCCACCGGCAAGCTCGCCGGTGAACAGGGCGGCGGGAACTTCCAGGCGTTCCTCTCCGGCAACGAGCCCACCGAGACGGCGGGTAGCGCGGAGGAGGCCGAGCAGTCGCGGCGCATGCTGCGGATGGACTTCTAG
- a CDS encoding aminotransferase class I/II-fold pyridoxal phosphate-dependent enzyme, with amino-acid sequence MSERRTEPGSAHRSGPAGAGDSTRSVHGGEREHRESDALTTPLYQTSTYTFPDSAQVRAYQEGRLVRDEYGRYGNPTWRAVERKLAALEGGEDAVLFASGMCAATTTFLAMLPRGAHLVVTSDCYRRTRQFIAQYLTRLGVETTVIEPADPQKLAEALRPETKLFFSESPTNPYLRVIDVAEAARVCHARGVKVVIDSTFAAPVNQRALEQGADLVLHSATKYLGGHNDLIAGCAVGPAALIAGLRDAVGVLGGILDPHAAWLLLRGLKTLALRMARHNENGARVAAWLEAHPKVRRVWYPGLASHPDHAVAARTMRGFGGVVTFELESDLEGTQRFVDAVRLPYIGPSLGGVESLIEMPATMSYWDQTREERYALGITDSLVRLSLGVEDGDDLVADLAQALEQV; translated from the coding sequence ATGAGCGAACGCCGCACGGAGCCCGGCTCCGCGCACCGCTCCGGACCTGCCGGGGCGGGCGATTCCACGCGCTCGGTCCACGGCGGCGAGCGGGAGCATCGCGAGAGCGATGCCCTGACCACGCCGCTCTACCAGACCTCGACCTACACCTTCCCGGATTCGGCACAGGTGCGCGCCTACCAGGAAGGCCGGCTGGTGCGCGACGAGTACGGCCGCTACGGCAACCCCACCTGGCGCGCGGTCGAGCGCAAGCTGGCGGCGCTCGAGGGCGGCGAGGACGCGGTGCTCTTCGCGTCCGGGATGTGCGCCGCCACAACGACCTTCCTGGCCATGCTGCCGCGGGGCGCGCACCTCGTGGTGACGAGCGACTGCTACCGCCGCACCCGCCAGTTCATCGCCCAGTACCTGACCCGGCTCGGCGTCGAGACCACCGTCATCGAGCCGGCGGATCCGCAGAAGCTCGCCGAGGCGCTGCGCCCCGAGACGAAGCTCTTCTTCAGCGAGAGCCCGACCAACCCGTACCTGCGGGTCATCGACGTCGCCGAGGCCGCACGCGTGTGCCACGCCCGCGGCGTCAAGGTGGTGATCGACTCGACCTTCGCTGCGCCGGTGAACCAGCGGGCCCTCGAGCAGGGCGCCGACCTCGTGCTGCACAGCGCCACCAAGTACCTGGGCGGGCACAACGACCTGATCGCCGGCTGCGCGGTGGGCCCGGCGGCGCTGATCGCGGGCCTGCGCGACGCCGTGGGCGTGCTCGGCGGCATCCTCGACCCGCACGCCGCCTGGCTCCTGCTGCGCGGGCTCAAGACGCTCGCGCTGCGCATGGCGCGCCACAACGAGAACGGCGCCCGCGTGGCGGCCTGGCTCGAGGCGCACCCGAAGGTCCGGCGCGTCTGGTACCCGGGCCTCGCGAGCCATCCCGACCACGCGGTGGCGGCGCGCACGATGCGCGGCTTCGGCGGCGTCGTCACCTTCGAGCTCGAGAGCGACCTCGAAGGCACCCAGCGCTTCGTCGACGCCGTCCGCCTCCCCTACATCGGCCCGAGCCTCGGCGGCGTCGAGTCCCTGATCGAGATGCCGGCCACGATGTCCTACTGGGACCAGACCCGCGAGGAGCGCTACGCGCTCGGCATCACCGACTCGCTGGTCCGGCTCTCGCTCGGCGTCGAGGACGGCGACGACCTGGTGGCCGACCTCGCCCAGGCGCTGGAGCAGGTGTAG
- a CDS encoding alpha/beta fold hydrolase: protein MAKREERSTAIPWLGEAGERGEALEGLYVAGDAGRGGAVIAPPHPLYGGSMESPVVTELAWACTKAGLASLRFNWRGVGGSTGAPSGALADGAGDFAAALLQLGRGEPGPLVAAGYSFGAAAALLAAADQPRVTHLVLVAPPPALLAAERLGAGERQVLLLAGRHDAIAPPAALEAIAKERPAVRFVLLEDADHFFAAGLAALGNEVTRWLGR, encoded by the coding sequence GTGGCAAAGCGCGAGGAGCGGAGCACGGCGATCCCGTGGCTCGGCGAGGCGGGGGAGCGCGGCGAGGCGCTCGAAGGGCTCTACGTCGCGGGCGACGCCGGGCGGGGCGGGGCCGTGATCGCGCCTCCACATCCGCTCTACGGCGGCAGCATGGAATCGCCGGTCGTGACGGAGCTGGCGTGGGCGTGCACGAAGGCGGGGCTCGCGTCGCTGCGCTTCAACTGGCGCGGCGTCGGCGGGAGCACGGGCGCGCCGAGCGGCGCGCTCGCCGACGGCGCCGGGGACTTCGCCGCGGCGCTCCTCCAGCTCGGGCGCGGCGAGCCGGGGCCGCTGGTCGCCGCCGGCTACTCGTTCGGCGCCGCGGCCGCGCTCCTCGCCGCTGCCGATCAGCCGCGCGTCACGCACCTCGTCCTGGTCGCGCCGCCGCCGGCGCTGCTCGCTGCCGAGCGGCTCGGTGCCGGCGAGCGCCAGGTCCTGCTGCTCGCGGGCCGCCACGACGCGATCGCGCCGCCCGCGGCGCTCGAGGCGATCGCGAAGGAGCGGCCGGCTGTCCGCTTCGTCCTGCTCGAGGACGCCGACCACTTCTTCGCGGCAGGCCTGGCAGCGCTCGGCAACGAGGTCACGCGCTGGCTCGGTCGCTGA
- a CDS encoding methylated-DNA--[protein]-cysteine S-methyltransferase: MATVEPAPEPIERVFTASVETPIGALRLASTARGLAYLALPRAGGHGLAGWLSRMAPGARREEAFAPNRDAARQLVEYLAGKRSAFELALDLRGTPFQRTVWAWLETIPYGETRSYADGARAIGNPTAVRAVGSANGANPVSIIVPCHRVIQSGGRLGGYGGGLDLKRRLLAMEQSVRHQGALL, from the coding sequence ATGGCGACCGTCGAGCCCGCCCCCGAGCCGATCGAGCGCGTCTTCACCGCGAGCGTCGAGACGCCGATCGGCGCGCTGCGCCTCGCCTCGACGGCGCGCGGGCTCGCGTACCTGGCGCTGCCGCGCGCCGGGGGCCACGGCCTGGCCGGCTGGCTCTCGCGGATGGCGCCCGGCGCCCGGCGCGAGGAGGCCTTCGCGCCCAACCGCGACGCCGCCCGCCAGCTCGTCGAGTACCTGGCCGGCAAGCGCAGCGCCTTCGAGCTCGCGCTCGACCTGCGCGGGACGCCCTTCCAGCGCACGGTCTGGGCCTGGCTCGAGACGATCCCCTACGGCGAGACGCGCTCCTACGCCGACGGCGCGCGCGCGATCGGGAACCCGACGGCGGTACGCGCGGTCGGCTCCGCCAACGGCGCGAACCCGGTCTCGATCATCGTTCCGTGTCACCGCGTGATCCAGAGCGGCGGCCGCCTCGGCGGCTACGGCGGCGGCCTCGACCTGAAGCGCCGCCTGCTCGCGATGGAGCAGTCCGTCCGGCACCAGGGCGCGCTGCTGTAG
- a CDS encoding D-alanyl-D-alanine carboxypeptidase — MIVHRPSGSARPAFVPCASLVLALLLAAPPARAADLAERARTLVGADQGVYVEAEDGTVLVAQQAARPVHPASVSKVPTTLALLRALGPAHRFETRFAAGGPLRDGRIDGPLVVAAAGDPFFVDENALLVAQALREAGVREVAGGLVVQGPLLFDWESEAAGPRLRRALAGGAPAAAWQAVRAQGGGDGAPPALHFTGGTVPAKASPVTLVTHRSEPLIPLLKALNGYSNNIFAALAQAAGGIAAVQADVRGILPEAWREELILGDGAGAHRRNRMSPRATVAILRALEAELARHGRTLADALPVAGVDDGTLRHRLDGPGERGVVVAKTGTYGSYGACALAGALRTERRGIVYFAVLNRGVPVEPARRRQDAFVRALLTELGALPWGYQRDDTPAFARAEVFGDSPGDPAIRR, encoded by the coding sequence GTGATCGTCCACCGTCCGTCCGGGTCCGCCCGGCCCGCGTTCGTGCCGTGTGCGTCCCTGGTGCTGGCGCTGCTCCTCGCCGCGCCGCCCGCGCGCGCCGCCGATCTCGCCGAGCGCGCGCGCACGCTGGTCGGCGCCGATCAGGGCGTCTACGTCGAGGCCGAGGACGGCACCGTGCTGGTGGCCCAGCAAGCGGCGCGCCCGGTGCACCCGGCCTCGGTGTCGAAGGTCCCGACCACGCTCGCGCTCCTGCGCGCGCTCGGGCCCGCGCACCGCTTCGAGACGCGCTTCGCGGCGGGCGGCCCGCTGCGCGACGGGCGCATCGACGGGCCGCTCGTGGTCGCCGCCGCCGGCGATCCGTTCTTCGTCGACGAGAACGCGCTCCTGGTGGCGCAGGCCCTACGCGAGGCGGGCGTGCGCGAGGTCGCCGGGGGGCTCGTGGTGCAGGGACCGCTGCTCTTCGACTGGGAGTCGGAGGCGGCGGGCCCGCGCCTGCGGCGCGCGCTCGCAGGCGGCGCTCCGGCGGCGGCCTGGCAGGCGGTGCGGGCGCAGGGGGGCGGCGACGGCGCCCCGCCCGCGCTGCACTTCACCGGCGGGACCGTGCCCGCGAAGGCGAGTCCGGTCACGCTCGTCACGCACCGCTCGGAGCCCCTGATCCCGCTCCTGAAGGCGCTGAACGGCTATTCGAACAACATCTTCGCCGCGCTCGCGCAGGCGGCCGGCGGCATCGCGGCCGTGCAGGCGGACGTCCGCGGGATCCTGCCCGAGGCCTGGCGCGAGGAGCTGATCCTCGGTGACGGCGCCGGAGCGCACCGCAGGAACCGGATGAGCCCGCGCGCCACGGTGGCGATCCTGCGCGCGCTCGAGGCCGAGCTCGCACGCCACGGCCGCACGCTCGCCGACGCGCTGCCGGTGGCCGGCGTCGACGACGGAACCCTGCGCCACCGCCTCGACGGCCCCGGCGAGCGCGGCGTCGTGGTCGCCAAGACGGGGACCTACGGCTCCTACGGCGCCTGCGCGCTGGCCGGCGCGCTGCGCACCGAGCGGCGGGGGATCGTGTACTTCGCGGTGCTCAACCGCGGGGTCCCGGTCGAGCCCGCCCGCCGCCGCCAGGACGCCTTCGTGCGAGCCCTCCTCACCGAGCTCGGCGCCCTGCCCTGGGGCTACCAGCGCGACGACACCCCCGCCTTCGCCCGAGCTGAGGTGTTCGGGGACAGTCCCGGCGATCCGGCGATTCGACGGTAG
- a CDS encoding ATP-binding protein: MERDVRELPAGAQARAGRRAPLRSEAQPADGELRRLDRLAGVGLLAAETAHEVRNALTAVKTFLQLLPARGDDPELRGPFLALAGEEVARMERLLDALLEQARGAASAGGDAVRRCDAAAAVSAVAQLVARRAAERGLHLAVELAPELPEPAIAADALRQVLLNLALNALEATPAGGDVRIGGRALGRALELAVEDRGPGIPAALRRRVFEPWYSTHAGRPGGLGLSIARRLVDEAGGTISIGDRAGGGARIRVRLPAL; the protein is encoded by the coding sequence GTGGAGCGCGATGTGCGCGAGCTGCCGGCCGGCGCGCAGGCGCGGGCCGGGCGGCGTGCGCCCCTCCGCAGCGAGGCGCAGCCGGCCGACGGCGAGCTGCGGCGCCTCGACCGGCTCGCGGGCGTGGGCCTGCTCGCCGCCGAGACCGCCCACGAGGTGCGCAACGCGCTCACCGCCGTGAAGACCTTCCTGCAGCTGCTCCCGGCGCGCGGCGACGACCCGGAGCTGCGCGGGCCCTTCCTCGCCCTGGCCGGCGAGGAGGTCGCCCGCATGGAGCGGCTGCTCGACGCGCTGCTCGAGCAGGCGCGCGGGGCGGCGAGTGCGGGCGGCGACGCGGTGCGGCGCTGCGATGCGGCGGCGGCCGTCAGCGCCGTGGCGCAGCTCGTCGCCCGGCGCGCGGCGGAACGTGGCCTGCACCTCGCGGTGGAGCTGGCCCCGGAGCTGCCGGAGCCGGCGATCGCCGCCGACGCGCTGCGCCAGGTGCTGCTGAACCTCGCGCTCAACGCGCTCGAGGCGACACCCGCCGGTGGCGACGTGCGGATCGGCGGCCGCGCGCTCGGCCGCGCGCTCGAGCTGGCGGTCGAGGACCGCGGCCCGGGCATTCCGGCCGCCCTGCGCCGCCGCGTCTTCGAGCCCTGGTACTCGACCCACGCCGGACGCCCGGGCGGGCTCGGACTCTCGATCGCGCGCCGCCTCGTCGACGAGGCCGGCGGCACGATCTCGATCGGCGACCGCGCCGGAGGCGGCGCCCGCATCCGCGTCCGCCTGCCCGCCCTCTGA
- the galE gene encoding UDP-glucose 4-epimerase GalE — MARLLVTGGAGYVGSHALRALAAAGHEVVVLDDLRAGAARAVASGVPLVRGDAGDRELVARVLAEHGPFTGVLHFAGSISVPESVADPLLYYRNNTAASAALLAAALAHGVRAFVFSSTAAVYGSPARQPIDEDTPLAPESPYGASKAMVERMLADAGRAHGLRWLALRYFNASGADPAGGIGERHDPETHLIPLALEAAAGLRPSLSLHGADWPTPDGTCVRDYVHVADLADAHRLGIETLLGGGASGCFNLGTGTGRSIREVLAAVERVTGRRVPVAAAARRPGDPAVLVADATRFRGRFGWTPACSDLDTIVATAWAWLRAWRGL, encoded by the coding sequence ATGGCGCGACTGCTGGTGACGGGGGGCGCTGGATACGTCGGGAGCCACGCGCTCCGGGCGCTCGCCGCCGCCGGCCACGAGGTCGTCGTGCTCGACGACCTGCGCGCCGGCGCGGCCCGTGCCGTCGCCTCCGGCGTCCCGCTCGTGCGCGGCGACGCTGGCGACCGGGAGCTCGTCGCGCGCGTCCTCGCCGAGCACGGGCCCTTCACCGGCGTCCTGCACTTCGCGGGCTCGATCTCGGTGCCCGAGTCGGTCGCCGATCCGCTCCTCTACTACCGCAACAACACGGCTGCGAGCGCGGCGCTGCTCGCGGCCGCCCTGGCCCACGGCGTGCGCGCCTTCGTGTTCTCCTCGACCGCCGCCGTCTACGGGAGCCCCGCGCGCCAGCCGATCGACGAGGACACCCCCCTCGCGCCCGAGAGCCCCTACGGCGCCTCGAAGGCGATGGTCGAGCGCATGCTCGCCGACGCAGGCCGCGCCCACGGCCTGCGCTGGCTCGCGCTGCGCTACTTCAACGCGAGCGGCGCCGACCCGGCGGGCGGCATCGGGGAGCGCCACGACCCGGAGACGCACCTGATCCCGCTCGCGCTCGAGGCCGCGGCCGGCCTGCGGCCCTCGCTGTCGCTCCACGGCGCGGACTGGCCCACGCCCGACGGCACCTGCGTGCGCGACTACGTACACGTCGCCGACCTCGCCGACGCCCACCGGCTCGGGATCGAGACGCTGCTCGGGGGCGGCGCGAGCGGCTGCTTCAACCTCGGCACCGGCACCGGCCGATCGATCCGCGAGGTGCTGGCAGCCGTCGAGCGCGTGACGGGGCGCCGCGTGCCCGTCGCGGCGGCGGCGCGCCGGCCGGGTGACCCGGCGGTCCTGGTCGCCGACGCCACGCGCTTCCGCGGCCGCTTCGGCTGGACGCCCGCGTGCTCCGACCTCGACACGATCGTCGCCACCGCCTGGGCGTGGCTGCGCGCGTGGCGGGGGCTCTGA
- a CDS encoding sigma-54 dependent transcriptional regulator, protein MDPARGGEPYAILIVDDEEGILESLELTLADDYRVFTARNAQEGLEILEREPIALVIADQVLPGMTGVEFLEKVIERNPTAIRMMLTGYADLASIVRAVNEGRIYRYVAKPWDPDELRLNVRRALESYGLATENVALAAALRDANERLRAENLYLRREVERRYAFDSLIGSSPAMQRVFEVMEKVAGTDATVLISGETGTGKDLVARAIHYAGARKAGRFVAQNCGALPDTLLESELFGHKRGAFTGAHEDKKGLFEHAHGGTIFLDEIGETNMSMQVRLLRVLQDGEIRPLGASDVRKVDVRVIAATNKDLRRMVSEGKFREDLYYRLRVVEIAIPPLRERREDIPVLAHHFLEHATARMSRRIKGFTNAAMDRLVACPWSGNVRELENEIERVVALAGDADTITVDMLSEHVRGRPAGDESAAAVELPGFDWDLNRSVDELKRRMIQRALEETGSKSKASEKLGIPRQSLQKMMKRLAMGDSTSD, encoded by the coding sequence ATGGATCCTGCGCGGGGCGGCGAGCCCTACGCGATCCTGATCGTCGACGACGAGGAAGGCATCCTCGAGAGCCTCGAGCTCACGCTCGCCGACGACTACCGGGTCTTCACCGCGCGCAACGCCCAGGAGGGCCTCGAGATCCTCGAGCGCGAGCCGATCGCGCTCGTGATCGCGGACCAGGTCCTGCCCGGCATGACCGGCGTCGAGTTCCTCGAGAAGGTGATCGAGCGCAATCCGACGGCGATCCGCATGATGCTGACCGGCTACGCCGACCTCGCCTCGATCGTGCGCGCGGTCAACGAAGGCCGCATCTACCGCTACGTCGCGAAGCCCTGGGACCCCGACGAGCTGCGCCTCAACGTCCGGCGCGCGCTCGAGTCCTACGGCCTCGCCACCGAGAACGTCGCGCTCGCCGCCGCGCTGCGCGACGCCAACGAGCGGCTGCGCGCCGAGAACCTCTACCTGCGCCGCGAGGTGGAGCGCCGCTACGCCTTCGACAGCCTGATCGGCTCGAGCCCGGCGATGCAGCGCGTCTTCGAGGTGATGGAGAAGGTGGCGGGCACCGACGCGACGGTGCTGATCAGCGGCGAGACCGGCACCGGCAAGGACCTGGTGGCGCGCGCGATCCACTACGCCGGCGCGCGCAAGGCCGGCCGCTTCGTCGCCCAGAACTGCGGCGCGCTGCCCGACACGCTGCTCGAGAGCGAGCTCTTCGGCCACAAGCGCGGCGCCTTCACCGGCGCCCACGAGGACAAGAAGGGGCTCTTCGAGCACGCCCACGGCGGTACGATCTTCCTCGACGAGATCGGCGAGACCAACATGAGCATGCAGGTGCGCCTGCTGCGCGTGCTCCAGGACGGCGAGATCCGGCCGCTCGGCGCCTCCGACGTGCGCAAGGTGGACGTGCGCGTGATCGCCGCCACCAACAAGGACCTGCGCCGGATGGTGTCGGAGGGGAAGTTCCGCGAGGACCTCTACTACCGGCTGCGCGTGGTCGAGATCGCGATTCCCCCGCTGCGCGAGCGGCGCGAGGACATCCCGGTGCTGGCCCACCACTTCCTCGAGCACGCGACCGCCCGCATGTCGCGCCGCATCAAGGGCTTCACGAACGCCGCGATGGACCGGCTGGTGGCCTGCCCGTGGAGCGGCAACGTGCGCGAGCTCGAGAACGAGATCGAGCGCGTGGTGGCGCTGGCGGGCGACGCCGACACGATCACCGTCGATATGCTCTCGGAGCACGTGCGCGGGCGCCCGGCCGGCGACGAGTCCGCCGCCGCGGTCGAGCTGCCCGGCTTCGACTGGGACCTGAACCGCTCCGTCGACGAGCTCAAGCGCCGCATGATCCAGCGCGCGCTCGAGGAGACCGGCAGCAAGAGCAAGGCCAGCGAGAAGCTCGGCATCCCGCGCCAGTCGCTCCAGAAGATGATGAAGCGCCTCGCCATGGGCGACAGCACCAGCGACTGA